ttttcaaatcttgtcattattacattaccattattattatgattattattattaagaattattattagttgccatattcattattactataaaagtataaaaataaaaaaacaaagaaaataaagaaaataaaagagggagttttagggttttgattttttataactAGGAAGGAAAAGAACACTcttaaagggggggggggggggaagcatagaccaaaaaaaaaagaaaccttaccttgcagtctcgtgctGCAGCAATGGAGTCGTCAGCGTTtacgcagtcaactagatgaaaccaatcgagcagcgatttcttatctgatcaatgcgaaactttacgaggtcttttctaacccttttATCTTAATTGTCACCGTTcaaattcttcttttgagttttccccctttgtgttaatttcttgcacagccgtatcaccgccgcagcagtggagtcattagcgtctgtgcatccaactggacgaagccaatcgagcagcgatttcttgtccgatcaatgcaaaattttacaaggtcgtttctaaccctttcttattaattttcaccgttcagattcttcttttgagttttccccctttgtgttaatttcttgcatagccgtatcaccgccgcagcagtggagtcattagcatctgcgcatccaactggatgaagccaatcgagcagcaatttcttgtccgatcaatgcgaaattttacgaagtcgtttctaaccctttcttcttatttgtcaccgttcagattcttcttttgatttttcccccttcgtgttaatttcttacacagccgtatcaccgccgcagcagtggagtcatcggcgtctgcgcattcaactggacgaagccaatcaagcggcgatttcttatccgatcaatgcgaaaatttacgaggtcgtttctaacccttttgtcttaatttttcaccgttcagattcgtcttttgagttttccccctttgtgttaatttcttgcacagccgtatcacagccgcagcagtggagtcatcggcgtctgtGCATTCAACTGGACGGaggcaatcgagcggcgatttcttatccgatcaatgcgaaattttattAGGTCATTTCTGACCCTTTATTCTTAActttcaccattcagattattattttgagttttacgacttcattttaatttattacacagctgtcttacagccgcagcagtggaatcgtcggcgtttgcgcattcaactagatgaagccaatcgagcggcgatttcttatctgatcgatatgaaaccttactcggttgtttctaactctcccttgttaatatttactgatttgattaatttctttgagctttgtaattttatcttcatctcttggacagcTTGTCCACACACCCACTACACACACTCAGCACACAGCACAcgtatatattttgttttgtatatgtttaaagatttttttttattttttattttattcatgcttatattgttGTTaactttgtattatattattagtattttagaattttggtcatgttatatgtggtatatttgattaaaaatatcatatatttatatctagtattttgtattgtgttagttttagtattttagctggtattatatatgttgattagtatgtattgtggtattttaatattctagtttattactattttttatctttattattatgtttaaattattatatctattatctaAAACCTcctaaactagtattttcatacttaggaaaaccccataagatttctaaaatttgggagtgtattttataaagtatttttgatttttaatccctatgattttattgcggggggtatgagccttcgggcatcacgtaccttaagctctgagggaatatatatgtatatattatatttatttatttattattttatttatttatttatttatttttcatatgtatttataaattcataaaagagagtaatttaaatacttattagattaatttagggataatttcaaattaattaggtaccgttcgtaagaacgggggCGTAGGGgatgcttgtaccttcccctctcATAACCGAACACCcaagcctaactctggtaacatagacacattctacccttaacggggtagtaattatgtgttctaaccacactaaaaggttagtggcgactccgatattcttatttttccttgaaaattaaaattgattttttatttcgccgcccggggcacacgcgctcccgggacgtcgccaCAGTTAGAACCATCAGGGATGTGAGACATGTTTCAGATCTGAAAAAAGAATCTAATTTCCTTGGGCTCTTTGGATAGTAATGGTTTCTTTTTCAGTTAGGGATGGTGTGCTGAAAGTGGCCAGAGGTTCGAtggtagtaatgaagggtcatctgaggaacaatttgtacactctaGTGGGGTAGCACAGTgacaggtggagctgcagctagtACCTCTTCAGATACAAATACGGATGATACTGCTATGTGGCATATGAGGttgggtcacatgagtgagcgtGGTTTTCAGGAGCTGCACAGGCGGAACTTACTGAGGGTAATTCTTGTTGTACGCTTAAGTTATGTAAATATTGTTTCTTTAGTAAACAGTGCAGGGTGAGTTTTAGAACAGGAAAGCATATGAGTAAGGAGGTGCTGGAGTACATTCACTCAGATGTATAGGGTCCAGTATAGGTACAGACTCCCAGTGGTGCATTTAtttttgtctcatttattgatgacttttaCAAAAAAGTCTGGGTGTATTTTTTGAAGCACAAGAGTGAGGTATTCAATAACTTCAAGGAATGGAAAACTCAGGTAGAGAAACAAACAGGGAAACAGGTGAAGTTTCTGAGATCTAACAATGGACTAAAGTacaaaaacaatcaattaattaacTTCTGTAGGGAAGAGGGGATTACTAGGCACTATACAGTTCCACATGGGCAAACTTACAGCCATCACTCCCATTAGAACTACAGGGGATTAGATTCTCTATTTACTGCAAGAAGCTCAATCAATACATGAAGTATTTGTAGTGTCAATAGACATGTTTTCTCCCCCTGAAAAATGATTAGGTCCTGTATTTAGAAGAGTCCAAGAGAGCTAGCCTTTGGCGTTATCCCGAGTCAAATTTTCGTTCTTCTTGCTATTTTCTATaaacatttttttgaaaaaaaaaaataatgagaaAAGTTAGAATTATGTTAAGGATATGTTGGAGAATGCAGAAATTTTATATCATTTACAATGTACATGTTTATAACATTTTTCAACTtacattttctatataaatttatcgtgttaaataaataatacattaaatcatgatattattattattattattattattattattattattattattaaaaataataatcaaattaCATGCATGCCTGCTGCAAAATACTAATTTTTCTAGTTTGTATTAAAATATTACACCCCCTCCATGCCCAGAGAATTCCTAATTACGCTAATAAAATAGACAAATACTTATTGCATGTGTCTTCCAGTGATCATGACATCCTCATGAAATTCCAGTACAATTGATTAGTAATACATTTTATGTAAATTAGTAATACATTACTGCCAGTGTAATGACATACAGACATACAGCTCTCCTGGCCAATTCTATGTAAATATTTCTTTAACGCACCCTGCCCCACAATAATTAGTGCACACATTAGCGACATTAATGTTATGAGATTGACGAAGAAACTTCACTTCGATGCcattgaaagattcaaatttcCTAATGGTGCTCATGAAATCGTTTTGGATAAGCCCTCGCACATCAAGGAAAGGTCGGTTTGAGATTTGGCTTCAAGGTAATATTTGATTGCTTagtaacttaataataataataatataactcaCAAGCCAATAATTAAGGATGTAGGATGATAAGAGTTTGAATCTCATAGAATTAACGTACCTAAAGCCCCTTCACGCCATGAATTAGGATTCAAAAATTATTAGTTgcagaacaataataataataataataataataataattaatcatGAGCacatgctataaaataataataaaaaattaaatagtataagaCCATTGAAATctttaatttgatatttttgaaagatgCTAGCCATtatatggtatgatattgatGGTCCATGCAATTGGAGATGGATGGAAGGAACAAAACAGGAATAAAATAAGCACCGTGAACGGATTTGGATGAACAGGCTATAGCTGTTGTGCAAGAAAGTCAGAGCAATCAAAAGCCAATGCAACGGTCCCCAATAATTCCGCCCAACAACTACCATGGACCCTCCCCTCTCACATCTGCTAACAGCATCAACCCCCGGAAGCAAACCCAACAAGCCacgcatagagagagagagagagagatgctaaTTTTTtggcaaaattaaaaataaaagcaaaataaaaaagaatggtTCAAATTATGTATTGATTTCATGTCTCCAGCAGCAACCATAATAGACCCAAAAGTACTTGGTGCACAAGAGTCCTAGAGACTTCTGTTTTTTATTATGTATTGATTTCATGTCTCCATCATTATGACCCAAAAGGCAGCAAAATGAATATGCTTGCGGTGGCCATGCCATGAATCATGGTCGATGCCAATCGCGGCGTGGAATGAGGGATTAGTCCAGTACAACAGCGCAGTCTTCACGCCAAAGTGACCTGGGCTATGACTCCGGTAACAAAtcaattttttatgtaaataaaTTAGAATTAAAGAGTTGATGAAGATTACCATGTACATATGCATGATCTATAAATAAAACCTGCTCATCATCTTCAAATtcaagtgagaaaaaaaaaaccccttttATTTAGCCTTTGATCTTTGCATGCATCTATAAGAATGGACGCACACCCAACAGCAATTTTGGTGATTGTTCTAGTGCTGCTTTCTTGCGTCGGGGCAGTGAGCTTCTCTTATGGAAATCCAAATGCCATCCATTGTAGGGCAGAAGAAAGAAAAGCCCTTCTCGAGTTTAAAAAAGGTCTCAAGGATCCTTCCAACCGCCTCTCTTCATGGGTAGGCGAAGATTGTTGCAGGTGGAGAGGAATTCGCTGTGACAACACTACCAGTCATATTCTCCATCTAAACCTCGCCAATCCATTCAACTTTAATATTAATGATCTTCTTATTTATGATCTTTACGATGATGGTTCTCATTTCGATGCTTTCATGAGGTCCAGGTTGGGTGGGAACATAAGTGGTTCATTGCTGCAGTTGAAGCATCTCCGGCACTTAGACTTGAGTCGCAATGATTTTGGAGGGCTTAAAATTCCTGATTTCTTTGGTTCCCTCGCCTCTCTCACATATCTTGACCTGTCTTCGGCAGGATTTGGTGGCTCCATTCCACCTCAGATTGGGAATCTTTCAAGTTTGCGTTATCTTGATCTTGTCAGCAATTTTAAAGATTTTGTTTATGGAAATAATAATGATTTGTACGTTACAAATGATGACGTAAGATGGATTTCTCATCTCACCTCAATTGAGTTTCTAGACATGAGTTTTGTGGATCTCAGCCAGGCATCCAGTAATTGGCTACAGGTGATAAGCATGCTCCCTTCCTTATCCACTTTGCACTTATCTAATTGTTCGTTGGGTAACACTCTTCCACTTTCTCATgccaatttttcttctctttccaCCCTCGATCTCTCCTATAACCTCTTCGATTCTTCAATATTTGGCTGCCTCTCTGGTCTTCCTTCTCTTCTTTCACTCGGTCTGCGGGGCTCCAATTTCCTAGGGGGTTCAATTCCTGTCTCTCTACAAAACATGACAACTCTTCAAATGCTTGATCTTTCTAATTGTGAGCTCAACTCTACAGTACCAGAATGGTTGTATGGTATGACTACCCTCCAAAGCCTCGATATTTCATTTAACAATCTTCAAGGTACAATTTCAGGTGCTATTGACAATCTTACGTCACTCACAGAACTCCATCTACATGGCAATGACCTTGAAGGAAGAATCCCAAGATCCTTGGGAAATCTTTGTAGTTTAAGAGTTTTAGATTTGTCATGGAACCAACTCAATGGAGATATATCTGAATTTTTGGGACATAATTCATGCATCCAGGAGACACTGGAGTCTTTGGATTTAAGTGGAAATCACCTATCAGGCCAATTGCCCGATCAATTAGCAGAATTTAAAACTTTGTCCAGTCTTGATATTTCTATCAACTTCATTTCAGGTCCAATTCCTGTGTCTATAAGGAAATTGTCACCGTTAAGGGACTTGGATATTTCCTCCAACTTTTTCAACGGGAGTATTCCAGAAAGTCTTGGGAGTTTCTCAAAATTAGAAACGCTGGACATCAGTAACAATTCCTTACAGGGCACCATTTCAGAAGTGCACTTGGCAAATCTGACGAGGCTGAAATATTTTTATGCTAATCAGTTAAATCAGTTGGCCTTGCAAGTGAGTCGCAACTGGATTCCATCATTTCAGCTCCATGAAATTTCAATGAGCTCATGCCACGTGGGGCCTCAATTTCCTAGATGGCTGGAAACGCAGAAGAATCTCAGTTTTTTAAAACTATCCAACGCATCAATATCAGATGTCATCCCAGCTTGGTTCTCTAGCTTATCTCTGATCTCTTATTTGGATTTATCGCAGAACCAGATCCAAAACACATTGCCACCCATGTCttctattttatattatttagATCTTTCCGATAATTCTTTAAATGGATTTTCGCTTCTCATGTGCAGAAGGAAAGTGAAGGAAATGAGTTTGAGATATATAGATCTATCAAGAAATCTTTTCTCTAGAGAACTTCCTGATTGCTGGATGAAATTCAAAAAGTTACAGGTCTTGAAATTGGGCAACAATAATTTTAAAGGAAATATGCCAAGCTCCATGAGTTCTCTAACATCTCTCAAGTATTTACAGTTGAGCAGAAACAACCTTTCTGGGAAAATACCTACGGTACTGcgaaattttaataatttaatagtTTTGGATCTTGGGGAGAATAAATTTTCTGGAAGCTTACCAATGTGGATGGGGAAAAGCTTTCCTGGGCTAAGACTCCTTCGCCTCCGTTCAAATATGTTGAGTGGCAGTATTCCGCCCAAGCTCTGTCTCCTCAAATCTCTTCAAATCTTGGACCTTGCGCATAACAACATCGAAAGAACCATTCCAAAATGTTTTGGTGACTTAAACGCAATGGTCAACAAGCCAAATAATTCATGGTACTTCACACTTGATACTCATTTTGGAATTAGGAAGCTTATTGTGTACTTCGTAGATAACATACTGCTAGTAATGAAAGATCAGGAGTATGAATATAGTAGTTCAATCCTTCCATTGGCGACAAGCATGGACCTTTCATGTAATAACTTATACGGAGAGATCCCTACAGAGTTGACCCGTCTCCAAGGTTTGATATCCTTAAACTTGTCTATGAATAAATTTCACGGAATGATTCCTAAGAAGATTGGTAGCATGACACAATTGGAGTCTTTTGATTTATCAATGAACCAACTTTCAGGCGAAATTCCAAAAGATAtatcaaatttgacattcttgcATATTTTAAACTTGTCATATAACAACTTGTCAGGTAGAATTCCTTTGACCATCCAAATCCAATCCTTTAGTCCACTCAGTTTCATTGGCAACCATGACCTCTGTGGCCCTCCACTTGCAGATAACTGTACCAAAAATGATGATCATGTGGCTCCAATTATACCAAATGGTAGCATGGAGGAGGAGCATGATATATGGATTGACATGAAGTGGTTTTATATGGGCTTGCCCTTTGGATTTGTGGTGGGTTTTTGGATAGTTTTGGGTCCTTTGGCATTTAACAAGACTTTAAGATTGGCCTATTTTCAGTACTTGGATGACTTGAAATACAAAGTATTCAGATTTTTCCTTTGAGTCAATGTAATTCGTAAGTCCATGTTTCAGTACTTAATAAAACAATACAAGGTCTGATGAGTTGTCTTTATAATTTTGCCAACATTATGTTTTCCTTACAATTTTGCAGATTTCTATTTACAAATTATAAGTCTATGTACAACTAAAAAGCCTTACATGTTGGATTTAAGGCAATGATCTTATTGATTTAGTGTGAAATTTAGAATAGTtaccaagagaggggtgaattggaagtttttagatttttaattattattattttaaatttttacttgttttaattcaaaCACTAAAAGGACAAAAACAACCAATCAAATTATACCACAAAACTTAAGAATACAATTCAATCATATAAAATttaaccaatcattcaagaattcAATTTCCCTTTAATAGAAGTCCTGCAGCTGTTTTGTAAAGtctgttttgaatgaatttttattgttttatctcttaaccaagatttccacaaattaacccaCGTACTCCCTTGAGGGGTTTTGCAAACGGTTAACTAAAACGTACTTTTTTAAATCAAGAGatttccttgaatatgatgtataagccttgcaacctgcacttgattCACACAATATATAATGTGGAAAGTAAAGAGCGTAAGGAAGAAGATGAACGCCgagatttatgaggttcggtttatctccagcttacgtcctcgcctttggtcaattccactaagtatgctcttttaccgggcagagcaagcctttacaaaattcCCCACTTTTAGGTAGaaacacctctccaagcgaacAATCCTCACTTGGTATAACAattcaaacaatccttgaatcgtcaataATACAAAGAAGTTGCTATAATGATCTATGTACAAAAGagactctcaaaacagagcagggttgtacaagttagagcacaatcaatacttcaatcaaacaatcaataaagaaactatgaagttcaagtgtttagagatcaccaagagtttgttttgaataaaAAAACTTAGAGTATGAATTTTGGCTTTGGTATTTTAGTAGAGTTTCAGAACTTCTCTctcagatggagtgtgagcagtagaaagctttgagagattgaatggtttaatttcaagagagctgaATGAATGCTTGGATGAttgaattcttgagtttaaaagagtatttataggcattcttggcttagtttccttattccccaagtatctttgagtggtctccaagtttttataacgttcatattttgaaaaactaattttttaaaattgcccGTTGGAGTTCAAAAAACAAAAACCCAttaagtcagtcggctggacaggcgattgGATAGTTCAAAAAACACAGGGTCAGTAAGCTAGGCAAGCGACTGATACCATTCTgtttcccaaaaattatttcaagaaattgttaGTCGACTGGcagaacacagttcattttgtgTCAGTTAACTGGGTAAGTTTGCCTTGGTTAAGTCGGTCGACTAGACAAAcaaaaattggtttttctttttgatttttccatttcaactttacacttatgatttgatctttcataagatatttcagggatttaaaaatgagttccttaagtttatattggtcccttaaagagctcatattttctaaattgttactTGATGCGAAATACTTACATCAAGCATTTTttaaacatgatgcttcaagtctttgataggcatcttgacttcaagtccctttttTTATCTTTAAACTTTTAAGTACTGAGGCTTTAGGTCTTCTTCTTTACTGTTTGAAAAGATTTGTTGAATttttctcttgatattcataactTACTCTTTTAACATGATAAAAATGCACTGCTTATTCTCTTGATGATACTTTAATTCATAATTTCTTTCTCTTGTGTTAAGATATATATTCCTaaaacaaaatcactcaacaagcTAGTTATACCAgcatcatttgttatcatcaaaataaaattgaaaagcCTCGTTTGGCCAACATAGTGTTTACCTCTACATATATAAAATGTCTTTATAAAATGCacgttgtagacaccctatttttgccttaaccagatagaacaaggggtcttttactattttcattatcattatcttattgttattattattattttattatcaccaTCATTATTTgtattgatactttattattataattataattattatgatttttattattattatttatattatttatggttattagtattattttcactattattattattattattattattattattattattttgctattattattattattatcgtttactattattattgcttgtaacatcatcatcattattattattattattattttactattaccattattattattattattattattattattattattattattgtcttactattattattattattattattattattattattattattatttaaaaatcaaaaaaacaaaaaaaaagaaaggctttttagggtttttgggataTAGCCCACATATAGGCTTATTCAAGCGTACATTGttgttcttcctcttcctcttcctcttcttcttcttcttcttcttcttcttcccgagcAGTCCTCTCCACCGACCCATAGCCGCTGCAACTCCCATCTCCGTCCATCCTCTCTGCCTTC
The nucleotide sequence above comes from Malania oleifera isolate guangnan ecotype guangnan unplaced genomic scaffold, ASM2987363v1 ctg505, whole genome shotgun sequence. Encoded proteins:
- the LOC131147206 gene encoding receptor-like protein EIX1, whose product is MDAHPTAILVIVLVLLSCVGAVSFSYGNPNAIHCRAEERKALLEFKKGLKDPSNRLSSWVGEDCCRWRGIRCDNTTSHILHLNLANPFNFNINDLLIYDLYDDGSHFDAFMRSRLGGNISGSLLQLKHLRHLDLSRNDFGGLKIPDFFGSLASLTYLDLSSAGFGGSIPPQIGNLSSLRYLDLVSNFKDFVYGNNNDLYVTNDDVRWISHLTSIEFLDMSFVDLSQASSNWLQVISMLPSLSTLHLSNCSLGNTLPLSHANFSSLSTLDLSYNLFDSSIFGCLSGLPSLLSLGLRGSNFLGGSIPVSLQNMTTLQMLDLSNCELNSTVPEWLYGMTTLQSLDISFNNLQGTISGAIDNLTSLTELHLHGNDLEGRIPRSLGNLCSLRVLDLSWNQLNGDISEFLGHNSCIQETLESLDLSGNHLSGQLPDQLAEFKTLSSLDISINFISGPIPVSIRKLSPLRDLDISSNFFNGSIPESLGSFSKLETLDISNNSLQGTISEVHLANLTRLKYFYANQLNQLALQVSRNWIPSFQLHEISMSSCHVGPQFPRWLETQKNLSFLKLSNASISDVIPAWFSSLSLISYLDLSQNQIQNTLPPMSSILYYLDLSDNSLNGFSLLMCRRKVKEMSLRYIDLSRNLFSRELPDCWMKFKKLQVLKLGNNNFKGNMPSSMSSLTSLKYLQLSRNNLSGKIPTVLRNFNNLIVLDLGENKFSGSLPMWMGKSFPGLRLLRLRSNMLSGSIPPKLCLLKSLQILDLAHNNIERTIPKCFGDLNAMVNKPNNSWYFTLDTHFGIRKLIVYFVDNILLVMKDQEYEYSSSILPLATSMDLSCNNLYGEIPTELTRLQGLISLNLSMNKFHGMIPKKIGSMTQLESFDLSMNQLSGEIPKDISNLTFLHILNLSYNNLSGRIPLTIQIQSFSPLSFIGNHDLCGPPLADNCTKNDDHVAPIIPNGSMEEEHDIWIDMKWFYMGLPFGFVVGFWIVLGPLAFNKTLRLAYFQYLDDLKYKVFRFFL